One region of Candidatus Binatia bacterium genomic DNA includes:
- a CDS encoding WYL domain-containing protein, with translation MARIVHGLHQRPGGWSFDAIRAELDISERTLLRYVRACREELVDERERCLVEVVRRGNRRILRLAGQPAALEAEGNLFELLYLYFALTVFQFLEGTVIKESVDGLWKRILENLPRPLRLRLADFQLKFYAVPHMMKDYSGSDEVLDAITQGLLYQTRLRLRHRGLGGEEREHEVDPYTLMMYRGGLYLIARSHRVNKTVYFAVERIAEATRLGARFSYPRGYSPQKHIEGVFGIIDGPQTAVEILIRNRETAAYLSSRRIHPTQRFRQHRDGTTTLTMTVRGTAELVPWLVGLGDYVQVLRPAALRDRVHGTLAAAARLYTRTRPGAGKRRRA, from the coding sequence TTGGCGCGAATCGTCCACGGCCTGCACCAGCGCCCCGGCGGCTGGAGCTTCGATGCGATCCGGGCCGAGCTCGACATCTCGGAGCGCACGCTGCTGCGTTACGTGAGAGCGTGCCGCGAGGAACTCGTGGACGAGCGCGAGCGTTGCCTGGTCGAGGTCGTGCGCCGTGGCAACCGCCGAATCCTCCGGCTGGCGGGGCAACCCGCGGCGCTGGAGGCCGAAGGCAACCTCTTCGAACTGCTCTATCTGTATTTCGCTCTCACCGTGTTCCAGTTTCTGGAAGGCACGGTAATCAAGGAGAGCGTCGACGGTCTGTGGAAACGCATCCTCGAAAACCTGCCGCGGCCGCTTAGACTTCGGCTGGCCGACTTCCAGCTCAAGTTCTACGCCGTGCCGCACATGATGAAGGACTACAGCGGCTCCGACGAGGTGCTGGACGCCATCACGCAGGGATTGCTGTACCAGACGCGCCTGCGGCTGCGGCACCGTGGTCTGGGGGGCGAGGAGCGCGAGCACGAGGTCGATCCGTACACGCTGATGATGTACCGCGGCGGGCTTTATCTGATTGCCCGCAGCCACCGCGTGAACAAGACGGTTTACTTTGCCGTCGAGCGGATCGCCGAGGCGACACGGCTGGGGGCCCGGTTCAGCTACCCGCGCGGCTACTCGCCGCAGAAGCACATCGAGGGGGTCTTCGGCATCATCGACGGGCCGCAGACCGCGGTCGAGATCCTGATTCGCAATCGCGAGACCGCGGCGTATCTGTCTTCGCGTCGCATTCACCCGACGCAGCGCTTTCGCCAGCACCGCGACGGGACCACCACGCTGACCATGACGGTGCGCGGAACGGCCGAGCTTGTCCCGTGGCTGGTGGGACTCGGGGATTATGTGCAAGTGCTGCGCCCGGCAGCGCTCCGCGACCGGGTCCACGGTACGTTGGCGGCTGCGGCTCGCCTTTATACCCGGACGCGCCCCGGCGCCGGAAAGCGCCGGCGAGCGTAA
- a CDS encoding S8 family serine peptidase — MARRMRGSTSAIVAMSAVAALLATRAAAQTGGAAALKVEATVAAEVERTGRAEVVLVLADQADLSAAYTMTDPDARGWYVYETLREHSHRSQQALRRRLERAGIGYRSFWAVNAITTAADTKLLRELSGRADVKRIESNRPLRWVDDPVEDRLSLGPLEPTTVEWGVANVNAPAVWALGYGGAGIVVANQDTGIEWQHPALVERYRGWDGAAADHDYNWYDAIHGGGGACGADSPAPCDDNGHGTHTLGTSIGWDGSSNQIGVAPEARWIGCRNMDQGVGTPATYTECFQFFLAPTEVGGGNPDPTRRPHVMNNSWACPPSEGCAVSTLETAVQNAEAAGIFVVASAGNSGPGCATVGDPPAVYAATFSVGAITGANLLASFSSRGPVTADGSGRMKPDLSAPGSSVRSSIPGGGYGYKSGTSMASPHVAGVVALLWSARPHLARDIGATRSLLLATANPAVSVSPAQTCGGIASTSVPNNSFGYGRVDVLAAVNAAANPIASPSASATPTDTPPPATATLTATVTPTVTPTESPTVTPTAVVYAVSGTVRYRVAGRPVAGVTMSASGAASASTSTDGAGAFALSELPAGAIALTAAKNGDFGGGISALDASYILQAVVGFHTLDANERLAGDVTGNGSLSALDASRILQFGVGLLERFEAATACDSDWLFVPIPAAAPNQQVVEPVVTGASCQRGAIAYTPLAVGATGQDFLGVLLGDVTGNWQPALGGPLSRDDNEEGSVHVGRPRRRGGSLDLPVILGAGTHAAALIVDYDRAALKPRSVRRPHTGAPLVAANLTEPGVVRLAAARASAGAPATVLLRFAVLDARGANRLRVRGSD, encoded by the coding sequence ATGGCGCGTCGCATGCGCGGGTCGACGAGCGCGATCGTCGCTATGAGCGCAGTGGCGGCCCTGCTCGCAACGCGGGCGGCGGCGCAGACCGGCGGCGCCGCGGCGCTCAAGGTCGAGGCGACGGTTGCTGCCGAGGTGGAGCGTACCGGTCGGGCCGAGGTTGTGCTCGTACTGGCCGACCAGGCTGACCTCTCGGCCGCGTACACCATGACCGACCCCGACGCACGCGGGTGGTACGTCTACGAGACTCTCCGCGAACATTCTCACCGCAGTCAGCAGGCGCTGCGCCGCCGGCTCGAGCGGGCCGGTATCGGGTATCGGTCCTTCTGGGCGGTGAACGCCATCACGACCGCCGCCGACACCAAGCTGCTGCGCGAGCTGTCGGGACGTGCGGACGTGAAGCGGATCGAGTCGAATCGGCCGCTACGCTGGGTCGACGATCCAGTGGAGGACCGGCTCAGCCTGGGCCCACTCGAGCCGACCACGGTGGAGTGGGGAGTGGCGAACGTGAACGCTCCTGCCGTCTGGGCACTGGGTTACGGCGGAGCGGGGATCGTCGTTGCGAACCAGGACACCGGCATCGAGTGGCAGCACCCGGCGCTTGTGGAACGGTACCGGGGTTGGGACGGGGCCGCCGCCGACCACGACTACAACTGGTACGACGCCATCCACGGCGGCGGTGGCGCGTGCGGGGCCGACTCTCCGGCGCCGTGCGACGACAATGGCCACGGGACCCACACGCTCGGCACCAGCATCGGCTGGGACGGTAGCTCGAACCAAATTGGTGTCGCCCCCGAGGCCCGCTGGATTGGTTGTCGGAACATGGACCAGGGGGTCGGTACGCCGGCGACGTACACGGAGTGCTTTCAGTTCTTTCTGGCACCGACGGAGGTCGGCGGCGGCAATCCCGATCCGACTCGCCGACCGCACGTCATGAACAACAGCTGGGCCTGTCCACCCAGCGAGGGCTGCGCCGTTAGCACGTTGGAGACGGCGGTGCAGAACGCCGAAGCCGCGGGGATCTTCGTCGTGGCGTCGGCGGGCAATAGCGGCCCGGGGTGCGCCACGGTCGGCGATCCGCCGGCGGTCTATGCCGCGACTTTCAGTGTAGGCGCGATCACGGGCGCCAACCTTCTGGCGTCGTTCAGCAGCCGGGGGCCGGTCACCGCCGATGGCTCGGGGCGGATGAAGCCGGACCTGTCGGCCCCCGGATCGAGCGTGCGTTCGAGCATTCCGGGCGGCGGGTACGGGTACAAGTCGGGCACCTCGATGGCCAGCCCGCACGTCGCCGGCGTCGTCGCGCTTCTCTGGTCGGCGCGCCCGCACCTCGCGCGCGATATCGGGGCGACCAGAAGCTTGTTGCTGGCTACCGCCAATCCGGCGGTGAGCGTTAGCCCGGCACAGACCTGCGGCGGGATCGCCAGCACCAGCGTGCCGAACAACTCCTTCGGTTACGGCCGCGTCGACGTTCTCGCTGCCGTTAACGCGGCGGCGAACCCAATCGCGTCGCCGAGCGCTTCGGCGACGCCGACCGATACGCCGCCTCCGGCCACGGCGACACTGACGGCCACAGTGACCCCCACGGTGACGCCCACCGAGTCGCCCACGGTTACGCCAACGGCCGTCGTCTATGCGGTCAGTGGCACGGTACGATACCGGGTGGCGGGGCGACCGGTGGCGGGCGTGACCATGAGCGCCAGCGGCGCGGCTTCGGCGAGCACGAGTACCGACGGGGCCGGGGCATTTGCGCTGTCGGAGTTGCCGGCCGGCGCAATCGCACTGACCGCGGCGAAGAACGGCGACTTCGGCGGGGGGATCAGCGCTCTCGACGCCAGCTACATTCTGCAGGCGGTGGTCGGCTTCCACACTCTCGACGCGAACGAGCGGTTGGCCGGCGACGTGACCGGGAACGGCTCGCTGAGCGCGCTGGACGCGTCGCGAATCCTCCAGTTCGGCGTCGGGCTGCTCGAACGCTTCGAGGCCGCGACCGCCTGCGACTCCGACTGGCTCTTCGTTCCCATCCCGGCGGCGGCGCCGAATCAGCAGGTGGTCGAACCGGTCGTAACGGGGGCATCCTGTCAGCGTGGAGCGATCGCCTACACACCACTGGCGGTGGGAGCCACGGGTCAGGATTTCCTCGGGGTGCTCCTCGGGGACGTCACCGGCAACTGGCAGCCGGCTCTCGGAGGCCCGTTGTCCCGCGACGACAATGAGGAAGGGAGCGTCCACGTCGGGCGGCCCCGGCGTCGTGGGGGCTCGCTCGACTTGCCCGTCATCCTCGGTGCGGGCACGCATGCCGCCGCGTTGATCGTCGACTACGACCGCGCGGCGCTCAAACCTCGCAGCGTCCGCCGGCCGCACACCGGGGCGCCGCTGGTCGCCGCCAATCTCACCGAGCCCGGCGTCGTGCGTCTCGCCGCCGCCCGCGCTAGTGCAGGCGCTCCGGCCACGGTACTGTTGCGCTTTGCCGTTCTGGATGCGCGCGGAGCAAATCGTCTGCGTGTACGCGGGTCGGATTGA
- the recD gene encoding exodeoxyribonuclease V subunit alpha: MNASIETLVAAGELSALDVEFARTVTRIGGDERPEVALVAALASRSVAAGHVCLDLPRHCATPIAAVAGTGSKVTWPRPGPWLKALRRSPLCVTAGHAAESTAPLIVDDSGRVYLRRYWEHEFRVLEAIRARLARRVPASDISVLRASLDRLFPRVPGVEGPDRQRWAAAVAALRPFCVISGGPGTGKTFTVVKILALLIEQELRSTGRTPRILLMAPTGKAAARLREAIQSARGQLSCPPEVASAIPDEAATIHRALGAFGDGSGFRYHGGNPLFTDIVLVDEASMVDLALMSRLFDALPASARVILLGDRDQLASVEAGAVLGDISNAGTESTFSPECARELSALTGDAVPAGPGDGAAIRDCVVELTHSYRYAAARGIGALARAINGGRADEALAVLRGGNDVRLAEPGQDGALGRDLVGAVRAGYGPALRADEVEARLSAFDRFRVLAAHRHGPGGVEEINRHIEAVLESAGLITRDQETYLGRPLLVTQNDYEVRLFNGDVGIVCAVGPTAERRVVFAAGDCTLRVLSAARLPPHETVFAMTVHKSQGSEFDEVAVVLPPRPSPVVTRELLYTAVTRAKRQVTVYATPDAVAAAVRQRVDRTSGLRDALWGPPRRLRRPGVRD; this comes from the coding sequence ATGAACGCTTCGATCGAGACGCTGGTGGCCGCCGGGGAGTTATCGGCCCTCGATGTGGAATTCGCGCGGACCGTGACGCGCATCGGCGGCGACGAACGTCCCGAGGTTGCCCTGGTGGCGGCGCTGGCGAGCCGCAGCGTGGCGGCGGGCCACGTTTGCCTCGATCTGCCGCGGCATTGCGCGACGCCGATCGCGGCCGTCGCCGGCACCGGGTCCAAGGTCACCTGGCCGCGTCCCGGCCCGTGGCTCAAGGCGTTGCGGCGCAGTCCGCTGTGCGTGACCGCGGGGCACGCCGCCGAGAGCACGGCACCCCTGATCGTCGACGACAGCGGGCGCGTCTACCTGCGCCGTTACTGGGAACACGAGTTCCGCGTTCTGGAAGCGATTCGAGCGCGGCTGGCGCGGCGCGTGCCGGCGAGCGACATCTCCGTCCTGCGCGCCAGTCTCGACCGCCTGTTCCCCCGTGTGCCCGGAGTGGAGGGTCCGGACCGCCAGCGGTGGGCGGCGGCGGTCGCTGCGCTGCGACCGTTCTGCGTGATTTCCGGCGGACCCGGGACCGGCAAGACGTTCACCGTGGTGAAGATCCTTGCCCTGCTCATCGAGCAGGAGTTGCGCAGCACGGGGCGTACTCCCCGTATCTTGCTGATGGCACCGACCGGGAAGGCGGCAGCGCGGCTGCGCGAGGCGATCCAGAGTGCGAGGGGACAGCTTTCCTGCCCGCCGGAGGTGGCGTCGGCGATACCGGACGAGGCGGCGACCATTCACCGGGCCCTCGGCGCGTTTGGCGACGGTTCGGGGTTCCGGTATCACGGCGGCAATCCGCTGTTTACCGATATCGTCCTCGTTGACGAGGCATCGATGGTGGATCTGGCGCTGATGAGCCGGCTGTTCGATGCATTGCCGGCATCGGCGCGGGTCATCCTGTTGGGCGACCGGGATCAACTCGCCTCGGTGGAAGCCGGCGCGGTGCTCGGTGACATCTCGAACGCCGGCACCGAATCGACGTTCAGTCCGGAATGCGCGCGGGAGCTGTCTGCCCTGACCGGCGACGCGGTGCCCGCGGGCCCGGGGGACGGAGCCGCGATTCGCGACTGCGTTGTCGAGCTGACGCACAGCTATCGTTACGCGGCGGCGCGCGGTATCGGCGCGCTGGCGCGGGCCATCAACGGTGGCCGCGCCGACGAGGCGCTGGCAGTTTTGCGCGGGGGCAACGACGTGCGTCTTGCCGAACCGGGACAGGATGGGGCTTTGGGGCGCGATCTGGTCGGCGCGGTCCGGGCAGGCTACGGCCCGGCGTTGCGCGCGGATGAGGTCGAAGCACGGTTAAGTGCCTTCGATCGCTTTCGCGTTCTGGCCGCGCACCGGCACGGACCGGGTGGCGTCGAGGAGATCAACCGACACATCGAGGCGGTGCTGGAGTCGGCGGGACTGATTACGCGAGATCAGGAGACGTACCTCGGCCGACCGCTACTCGTGACGCAAAACGACTACGAAGTCCGCCTGTTCAACGGCGATGTCGGCATCGTGTGCGCGGTCGGACCGACGGCGGAGCGGCGGGTGGTGTTCGCGGCCGGCGACTGCACATTGCGGGTGCTGTCGGCGGCGCGGCTGCCGCCGCACGAGACGGTCTTCGCGATGACGGTACACAAGAGTCAGGGCTCGGAATTCGACGAGGTTGCAGTGGTGCTGCCGCCACGGCCGTCGCCGGTGGTTACGAGGGAGCTGCTCTACACGGCGGTTACCAGGGCGAAGCGACAAGTTACCGTTTACGCGACGCCGGACGCGGTTGCCGCCGCGGTACGGCAGCGGGTCGATCGCACATCCGGTCTGCGCGATGCCCTCTGGGGCCCGCCGCGGCGTTTGCGTCGCCCCGGGGTTCGGGACTAG
- a CDS encoding DUF86 domain-containing protein, with protein MIDRERVLAKLDEMRGYLAELRAIAPSTIEEYRRTATRRACERLIQICVECVIDVCQLLVSGLRLGLPAEEADLLDKLDSASIFSPGTVDLLRRMRGCRNILVHEYGRVSDEIVFETVRSHLGDFDRFAGEVIDTLP; from the coding sequence GTGATCGATCGTGAACGAGTCCTGGCCAAACTCGACGAGATGCGCGGCTACTTGGCCGAGCTGCGGGCCATCGCGCCGTCGACGATCGAGGAGTATCGGCGCACCGCTACCAGGCGAGCGTGCGAGCGTCTCATTCAGATCTGCGTGGAGTGCGTGATTGACGTTTGTCAGCTCCTGGTCTCGGGCTTGCGACTCGGTTTGCCGGCGGAGGAAGCCGATCTTCTCGATAAGCTGGACAGCGCCTCGATCTTCTCTCCGGGTACCGTCGACCTGCTGCGTCGAATGCGGGGGTGCCGCAATATCCTGGTCCACGAGTACGGACGGGTGAGCGACGAAATAGTTTTCGAGACCGTACGTTCTCATCTGGGCGACTTCGATCGCTTCGCGGGCGAGGTCATCGACACCTTGCCGTAG
- a CDS encoding nucleotidyltransferase domain-containing protein — protein MAVEEQMRRLLQRAAQDTDVLAVFLFGSAARGDTHAGSDVDVCLVLGAAGGGRVRQMEKRLGYLGDVDLDVQIFQSLPLPVRIRVLREGRVLFCRDEDALYEVAFATVRAFERFKRTYHACLEEVARDRS, from the coding sequence ATGGCTGTCGAGGAGCAGATGCGTCGCCTGCTGCAGCGTGCCGCTCAGGACACAGACGTGCTCGCGGTATTTCTATTCGGCAGCGCGGCACGTGGCGATACGCACGCCGGTTCGGATGTGGATGTCTGCCTGGTGCTGGGAGCCGCAGGTGGCGGACGTGTCCGCCAGATGGAGAAGCGCCTGGGCTACCTCGGCGACGTCGATCTCGACGTCCAGATCTTTCAGAGCCTGCCGCTACCGGTCCGCATCCGCGTCTTGCGCGAAGGGCGAGTGCTCTTCTGCCGCGACGAGGATGCGCTTTACGAGGTCGCCTTCGCTACGGTTCGCGCCTTCGAGCGGTTCAAGCGCACTTATCACGCCTGCCTCGAGGAGGTCGCACGTGATCGATCGTGA
- a CDS encoding DUF4258 domain-containing protein: protein MSVIRTIRRKLHDGEYEFTVPHFFEELAEDGLEFSDVEAAIGNGRVRRRFTRDLRGTRYEVVGRGTDGRRLAVICRLKETGKLLFITTYVLE from the coding sequence GTGAGCGTGATACGGACCATCCGTCGGAAGCTGCACGATGGAGAGTACGAGTTCACCGTACCCCACTTCTTCGAGGAGCTCGCTGAAGACGGGTTGGAGTTTTCCGACGTTGAGGCCGCAATCGGTAACGGTCGCGTCCGGCGGCGGTTCACCCGCGATCTGCGCGGAACGCGCTACGAAGTCGTTGGGAGAGGAACAGACGGTCGCCGGCTTGCCGTGATCTGCCGACTCAAGGAGACGGGAAAGCTTCTCTTCATCACCACGTACGTTCTGGAATGA
- a CDS encoding type II toxin-antitoxin system Phd/YefM family antitoxin — MRVLPLAEAKARRSELVSDVETRDEEITITRNGRAVAVLVSHEDFERWRETAEIMADPEFLASIRKGMSEIKRGRARRFDDAALDRLFGTAG; from the coding sequence ATGCGCGTCCTGCCGCTTGCGGAAGCCAAAGCGAGACGCAGTGAGCTTGTGTCCGACGTCGAGACCAGGGACGAGGAGATCACAATCACCCGCAACGGCCGGGCGGTCGCGGTTCTGGTCAGTCACGAGGACTTCGAGCGCTGGCGGGAGACGGCGGAGATCATGGCAGACCCGGAATTCCTCGCCAGCATTCGCAAGGGCATGAGCGAGATCAAGAGAGGACGGGCACGGCGCTTCGACGACGCCGCCCTCGACCGCCTGTTCGGTACCGCCGGCTGA
- the recB gene encoding exodeoxyribonuclease V subunit beta codes for MTASTMNPLEISTRGTAFIEASAGTGKTYAITSLYVRLLLEGRADGTPLSVQQILVVTFTDAATAELRLRVRARLRQMQQAIAGGTPTGETDVDELLDRRKECRVADLRTLTVALQDFDEAAISTIHGFCQRVLRENAFESGVPFDVALVTTQTELVGDIVRDFWVREMAAAPAVLVRYAQDHGVRVGTLETLARRVLAHRRIRVLPEIAVDRGGGEAAIEEWRRCRNEVARLWAAEGKEVIDLLCSSDALNRNSYRQASIRTGWVRGIDALLSSEVASWTDMGWFDLLTTAGMAERTRKGRVPPQSAFFAACSALQAAEESLRVELEARLVQLRLDFVEFVRAELHRRKAAANVHYFDDLVHGLEQALEREGSGAALAAAIRERFPVALIDEFQDTDPSQYAIFEIVYGGRPETRMLVGDPKQAIYTFRGADVYAYLAARSRVSSPPHRLGTNRRSSPDLVRAINTVFRRHGQPFGVDIPFEDAEPARTSGSLRSSGELPAPLRILFVERPRPEPGSRHKPVEVLNKGDSEELVTRPVAAEITRLLAGGFELDDRQLAPGDIAVLCRTNRQVAEMQGALRNLGVPSVLQSAGSVFATAEATEVRRVVTALASPGSGNAVRAALATDMLGVTALDLLRFDSDPEAWDGWLVRWRRWHDLWLQRGFLPAFRRLLDETGAAARLLSFPDGERRLTNVLHLGELVHRAEADGLGGPDGLDEWLRAMRQDDSGLAELGDDAAQMRLESDADAVKLVTVHKSKGLEYPVVFCPYLWDGNHFRDEDKRAPRFHDDARRLCVDLGSAEQEGNIERARAESLAESVRLLYVALTRAREHCVVVWGAFREATGSALARVFHGVGADDPGAVKLGNDAELQADLQALVEAGEGAISLEPMRGREPVPYAPAAPPPTELHCRRMARTVRVTRSTASFSWFVDAPRVPAAEVGRDDDSADEEVTDVGAGAAAGAGVVSLAAFPRGTRAGQMVHRIFEQLDFAAASAETIAAVVRAESAAEGMEDGWEVPLTTAIAEVLDTPLRAPHDVGSGVFTLRGVGPDRCLKEMEFVFPIGGDENGPGLTCEGLAAVFERHGAPSPDPAAAAALRNLGFGEVRGFLRGFVDLIFEQDGRWYVVDWKSNSLGYYPDDYAPARLLAAMRRHHYYLQYHLYVVALHKYLGVRLPDYEYERHFGGVYYLFLRGMGGPSLPGNGVYLDRPSAALVHDLSALLAAGSGGGER; via the coding sequence ATGACGGCGTCGACGATGAATCCGTTGGAGATATCGACGCGTGGCACGGCCTTCATCGAGGCCAGCGCCGGCACCGGCAAGACCTACGCGATCACCAGCCTGTACGTCCGGCTGCTGCTTGAGGGTCGCGCTGACGGCACGCCGCTCTCGGTGCAGCAGATACTCGTGGTCACCTTTACCGACGCTGCAACCGCCGAGCTGCGCCTGCGCGTGCGCGCGCGCCTGCGGCAGATGCAACAGGCCATCGCCGGGGGCACGCCAACCGGAGAGACTGACGTCGACGAGTTGCTCGACCGGCGCAAGGAATGCCGCGTCGCCGATCTCCGCACGCTGACGGTGGCACTCCAGGACTTCGACGAAGCGGCCATTTCCACCATTCACGGCTTCTGCCAGCGCGTCTTGCGCGAGAACGCGTTCGAGAGTGGGGTTCCGTTCGACGTCGCCCTGGTGACCACGCAGACCGAGTTGGTCGGCGATATCGTGCGCGACTTCTGGGTGCGGGAGATGGCGGCGGCGCCCGCGGTGCTCGTGCGCTACGCGCAGGACCACGGTGTACGGGTCGGCACACTCGAAACGCTGGCGAGGCGCGTACTCGCGCACCGGCGGATCCGGGTCTTGCCGGAGATCGCGGTCGACCGCGGCGGGGGGGAGGCGGCCATCGAAGAGTGGCGGCGTTGCCGCAACGAAGTGGCACGCCTGTGGGCGGCCGAGGGAAAAGAAGTTATCGATCTCCTCTGTTCCAGCGACGCGCTCAATCGCAACTCGTACCGCCAGGCATCGATCCGGACCGGCTGGGTTCGTGGGATCGACGCGCTGCTTTCCAGCGAAGTGGCGAGCTGGACCGATATGGGTTGGTTCGACTTGCTGACGACGGCCGGAATGGCCGAGCGGACCAGGAAGGGGAGGGTGCCCCCGCAGTCGGCGTTCTTCGCCGCCTGCAGTGCGCTGCAGGCGGCCGAGGAGTCCCTGCGCGTCGAGTTGGAAGCGCGGCTGGTACAGCTCAGACTGGACTTCGTCGAATTCGTGCGCGCCGAACTCCACCGCCGCAAGGCGGCGGCAAACGTGCACTATTTCGACGACCTGGTGCACGGATTGGAGCAGGCGCTCGAGCGCGAAGGGTCGGGAGCGGCCCTTGCCGCCGCGATTCGGGAGCGCTTCCCGGTAGCCCTCATCGACGAGTTCCAGGACACCGACCCGTCGCAGTACGCGATCTTCGAGATCGTCTACGGCGGGCGCCCCGAAACGCGGATGCTGGTCGGCGACCCGAAGCAGGCGATTTACACGTTCCGCGGGGCAGACGTGTACGCGTATCTTGCCGCGCGATCGCGCGTATCCTCACCGCCGCACCGCCTCGGAACCAATCGGCGTTCCTCGCCGGATCTCGTCCGGGCGATCAACACGGTGTTCCGCCGGCATGGTCAACCCTTCGGTGTGGACATCCCGTTCGAAGACGCCGAACCGGCGCGTACCAGCGGTTCCCTGCGCTCGTCCGGGGAGCTGCCGGCACCCCTGCGCATCCTGTTCGTCGAACGGCCGCGGCCCGAGCCCGGTTCGCGCCACAAGCCGGTGGAGGTTCTGAACAAGGGCGATAGCGAGGAACTCGTCACCCGGCCGGTCGCTGCCGAGATTACCCGTCTGCTCGCGGGCGGATTCGAGCTCGACGATCGGCAACTCGCTCCGGGGGACATCGCCGTCCTCTGTCGCACCAACCGGCAGGTCGCCGAGATGCAGGGGGCGCTGCGCAATCTGGGCGTCCCGAGCGTGCTGCAAAGTGCGGGCAGCGTCTTTGCGACGGCGGAAGCGACGGAAGTGCGGCGCGTGGTGACGGCACTTGCATCTCCGGGAAGCGGAAACGCCGTGCGGGCGGCGCTGGCCACCGACATGCTCGGCGTGACGGCGCTCGACCTGCTGCGTTTCGACAGCGATCCGGAAGCGTGGGACGGCTGGCTCGTGCGGTGGCGGCGTTGGCATGACCTGTGGCTTCAGCGCGGATTCCTGCCGGCGTTCCGGCGATTACTCGACGAGACGGGAGCGGCTGCGCGGCTGCTCTCTTTCCCGGACGGCGAACGGCGCCTGACGAACGTGTTGCACCTCGGCGAGCTGGTGCACCGCGCCGAGGCCGACGGGCTGGGTGGGCCCGACGGACTCGACGAGTGGTTGCGGGCGATGCGACAGGACGACTCCGGACTCGCGGAGCTGGGTGACGACGCCGCGCAGATGCGTCTGGAAAGCGATGCCGACGCGGTCAAACTGGTCACCGTGCACAAGAGCAAGGGGCTCGAGTACCCGGTGGTCTTCTGCCCGTATCTCTGGGACGGGAACCACTTTCGTGACGAGGACAAGCGGGCACCGCGATTCCACGACGACGCTCGGCGGCTCTGTGTCGATCTGGGATCGGCCGAACAGGAAGGGAACATCGAGCGTGCGCGCGCGGAATCGCTCGCCGAGAGCGTCCGTCTCCTCTATGTCGCCCTGACCCGCGCCCGCGAGCACTGCGTGGTTGTATGGGGAGCCTTCCGCGAGGCTACGGGGTCGGCCCTGGCGCGGGTCTTCCACGGTGTGGGGGCAGACGACCCCGGTGCGGTCAAGCTCGGCAACGACGCCGAACTGCAGGCCGACCTGCAAGCCCTCGTCGAGGCCGGCGAGGGAGCGATCTCTCTGGAACCTATGCGGGGCCGTGAGCCCGTGCCGTACGCCCCCGCGGCCCCGCCGCCGACCGAATTGCACTGTCGGAGAATGGCTCGGACCGTGCGCGTAACCCGGTCGACCGCCAGCTTTTCGTGGTTTGTCGACGCTCCGCGCGTGCCGGCCGCCGAGGTCGGACGCGATGACGACAGTGCCGACGAGGAGGTCACGGACGTCGGCGCAGGCGCGGCGGCCGGTGCGGGGGTAGTCTCGCTGGCGGCGTTTCCGCGCGGCACGCGGGCAGGGCAGATGGTGCACCGCATCTTCGAACAGCTCGACTTTGCGGCGGCGTCTGCCGAGACGATCGCCGCCGTGGTGCGGGCCGAGAGCGCCGCCGAGGGTATGGAGGATGGCTGGGAGGTGCCACTGACGACCGCGATTGCGGAAGTGCTCGACACCCCGCTGCGAGCACCCCACGACGTCGGCAGTGGGGTGTTTACGCTCCGCGGCGTCGGCCCGGATCGCTGCCTCAAGGAGATGGAGTTTGTGTTCCCGATCGGTGGCGACGAGAATGGCCCGGGGCTTACCTGTGAGGGCCTGGCGGCGGTCTTCGAACGGCACGGCGCACCCTCCCCCGATCCGGCGGCGGCCGCCGCGCTGCGCAACCTCGGGTTCGGGGAGGTTCGCGGCTTTCTGCGCGGCTTTGTCGATCTGATCTTTGAGCAGGATGGGCGCTGGTATGTGGTCGACTGGAAGTCGAACAGCCTCGGTTACTACCCCGACGACTACGCTCCCGCCCGGCTCCTCGCGGCGATGCGTCGCCACCACTACTACCTCCAGTACCACCTGTACGTCGTCGCGTTGCACAAGTACCTGGGAGTGCGTCTGCCGGATTACGAATACGAGCGCCACTTCGGCGGCGTCTACTATCTCTTTCTCCGTGGCATGGGCGGGCCGTCACTCCCGGGCAATGGCGTCTACCTGGATCGGCCGTCTGCCGCTCTGGTGCACGACCTCTCGGCCCTCCTGGCGGCGGGGTCGGGAGGTGGGGAGCGATGA